A section of the Epinephelus moara isolate mb chromosome 3, YSFRI_EMoa_1.0, whole genome shotgun sequence genome encodes:
- the LOC126385380 gene encoding serine/threonine-protein kinase PAK 3 isoform X1, translating into MSDSVDIEEKPPAPPLRMNSSSRDSSSLNHASKPLPMAPEEKNKKVRLRSIFPGGDKTNKKKEKERPEISLPSDFEHTIHVGFDAVTGEFTGIPEQWARLLQTSNITKLEQKKNPQAVLDVLKFYDSKETVNNQKYMSFTSGDKSAHGYIAANTLNRLLSSGPPVSLRTCSALFDKGAKTSSSEPPIAPPVSEEEDEEEEEEEEEEEEEDDDDELPPVIAPRPEHTKSIYTRSVMDPPKPPTPVKEVVTPPESQVQPENTSNTMYRHTDRQRKKSKMTDEEILERLRSIVSVGDPKKKYTRFEKIGQGASGTVYTAIDIATGQEVAIKQMNLQQQPKKELIINEILVMRENKNSNIVNYLDSYLVGDELWVVMEYLAGGSLTDVVTETCMDEGQIAAVCRECLQALDFLHSNQVIHRDIKSDNILLGMDGSVKLTDFGFCAQITPEQNKRSTMVGTPYWMAPEVVTRKAYGPKVDIWSLGIMAIEMVEGEPPYLNENPLRALYLIATNGTPELQNPERLSSVFRDFLNRCLEMDVDRRGSAKELLQHSFLKLAKPLSSLTPLIVAAKEAIKNSSR; encoded by the exons ATGTCTGATAGTGTCGATATTGAAGAGAAACCACCAGCCCCCCCCTTGAGAATGAACAGTAGTTCCCGAGACTCTTCATCGCTGAATCACGCCTCTAAACCGCTTCCAATGGCTCCtgaagagaaaaacaagaaagtCCGCCTGCGCTCCATTTTCCCCGGGGGAGACAAGA CAAacaagaagaaggagaaggaacGTCCTGAGATATCCCTACCCTCAGACTTTGAACACACCATTCATGTTGGCTTTGATGCTGTAACAGGAGAATTCACA GGTATCCCGGAGCAATGGGCACGGCTCCTACAGACCTCGAACATCACCAAGCTGGAGCAGAAAAAGAACCCGCAGGCCGTGTTGGACGTCTTAAAGTTCTACGACTCCAAAGAGACCGTCAACAACCAGAAATACATGAGCTTCACCTCGGGAG acAAGTCGGCACATGGGTACATAGCAGCAAACACTCTG AACCGACTGCTGTCATCTGGGCCTCCTGTCAGCCTTAGAACCTGCAGCGCATTATTTGACAAG GGTGCCAAAACATCATCGTCAGAGCCGCCAATCGCTCCACCTGTgtcagaagaggaggatgaggaagaggaagaagaggaggaggaggaggaagaagaggacgaCGACGATGAACTGCCCCCGGTCATCGCTCCCCGGCCCGAGCACACCAAATCT ATCTACACGCGCTCTGTCATGGACCCACCAAAGCCTCCCACCCCTGTGAAAGAAGTGGTGACTCCACCGGAGTCGCAAGTCCAGCCGGAGAACACGTCCAACACGATGTATCGCCACACTGACCGCCAGAGGAAGAAGTCCAAAATGACAGATGAGGAGATTCTGGAGAGACTCA GGAGTATTGTGAGTGTGGGGGATCCCAAAAAGAAGTACACGCGCTTCGAGAAAATAGGACAAGG AGCGTCTGGCACTGTGTACACTGCCATCGACATAGCAACTGGCCAAGAG GTGGCCATCAAGCAGAtgaacctgcagcagcagcccaaGAAGGAGTTGATCATCAATGAGATCTTGGTGATGAGGGAAAACAAAAACTCCAATATAGTGAACTACCTAGACAG ttacTTGGTAGGAGATGAGCTGTGGGTGGTGATGGAGTATTTGGCCGGTGGCTCGTTGACAGATGTAGTGACTGAGACCTGCATGGACGAGGGCCAGATTGCTGCAGTCTGCAGAGAG tGTCTTCAAGCCCTGGATTTCCTACATTCTAACCAGGTGATCCATAGAGACATAAAAAGTGACAACATCCTCTTGGGTATGGACGGATCTGTCAAGCTCA CCGACTTTGGCTTCTGTGCCCAGATCACTCCAGAGCAGAACAAGCGCAGCACGATGGTGGGAACGCCCTACTGGATGGCACCAGAGGTGGTGACTCGAAAGGCTTACGGCCCCAAAGTGGATATCTGGTCTCTGGGGATCATGGCGATAGAGATGGTGGAGGGAGAGCCACCCTACCTGAATGAGAATCCACTCAGG GCGCTGTACCTGATAGCTACCAATGGGACACCAGAGCTGCAGAACCCAGAGAGACTGTCGTCTGTGTTCAGAGACTTCCTCAACCGCTGTCTGGAGATGGATGTGGACCGCAGAGGCTCTGCCAAGGAGCTGCTCCAG CATTCCTTCCTCAAGCTGGCGAAGCCTCTATCCAGCCTGACGCCTCTGATTGTAGCTGCGAAGGAAGCCATAAAGAACAGCAGTCGCTAG
- the LOC126385380 gene encoding serine/threonine-protein kinase PAK 3 isoform X2, whose amino-acid sequence MSDSVDIEEKPPAPPLRMNSSSRDSSSLNHASKPLPMAPEEKNKKVRLRSIFPGGDKTNKKKEKERPEISLPSDFEHTIHVGFDAVTGEFTGIPEQWARLLQTSNITKLEQKKNPQAVLDVLKFYDSKETVNNQKYMSFTSGDKSAHGYIAANTLGAKTSSSEPPIAPPVSEEEDEEEEEEEEEEEEEDDDDELPPVIAPRPEHTKSIYTRSVMDPPKPPTPVKEVVTPPESQVQPENTSNTMYRHTDRQRKKSKMTDEEILERLRSIVSVGDPKKKYTRFEKIGQGASGTVYTAIDIATGQEVAIKQMNLQQQPKKELIINEILVMRENKNSNIVNYLDSYLVGDELWVVMEYLAGGSLTDVVTETCMDEGQIAAVCRECLQALDFLHSNQVIHRDIKSDNILLGMDGSVKLTDFGFCAQITPEQNKRSTMVGTPYWMAPEVVTRKAYGPKVDIWSLGIMAIEMVEGEPPYLNENPLRALYLIATNGTPELQNPERLSSVFRDFLNRCLEMDVDRRGSAKELLQHSFLKLAKPLSSLTPLIVAAKEAIKNSSR is encoded by the exons ATGTCTGATAGTGTCGATATTGAAGAGAAACCACCAGCCCCCCCCTTGAGAATGAACAGTAGTTCCCGAGACTCTTCATCGCTGAATCACGCCTCTAAACCGCTTCCAATGGCTCCtgaagagaaaaacaagaaagtCCGCCTGCGCTCCATTTTCCCCGGGGGAGACAAGA CAAacaagaagaaggagaaggaacGTCCTGAGATATCCCTACCCTCAGACTTTGAACACACCATTCATGTTGGCTTTGATGCTGTAACAGGAGAATTCACA GGTATCCCGGAGCAATGGGCACGGCTCCTACAGACCTCGAACATCACCAAGCTGGAGCAGAAAAAGAACCCGCAGGCCGTGTTGGACGTCTTAAAGTTCTACGACTCCAAAGAGACCGTCAACAACCAGAAATACATGAGCTTCACCTCGGGAG acAAGTCGGCACATGGGTACATAGCAGCAAACACTCTG GGTGCCAAAACATCATCGTCAGAGCCGCCAATCGCTCCACCTGTgtcagaagaggaggatgaggaagaggaagaagaggaggaggaggaggaagaagaggacgaCGACGATGAACTGCCCCCGGTCATCGCTCCCCGGCCCGAGCACACCAAATCT ATCTACACGCGCTCTGTCATGGACCCACCAAAGCCTCCCACCCCTGTGAAAGAAGTGGTGACTCCACCGGAGTCGCAAGTCCAGCCGGAGAACACGTCCAACACGATGTATCGCCACACTGACCGCCAGAGGAAGAAGTCCAAAATGACAGATGAGGAGATTCTGGAGAGACTCA GGAGTATTGTGAGTGTGGGGGATCCCAAAAAGAAGTACACGCGCTTCGAGAAAATAGGACAAGG AGCGTCTGGCACTGTGTACACTGCCATCGACATAGCAACTGGCCAAGAG GTGGCCATCAAGCAGAtgaacctgcagcagcagcccaaGAAGGAGTTGATCATCAATGAGATCTTGGTGATGAGGGAAAACAAAAACTCCAATATAGTGAACTACCTAGACAG ttacTTGGTAGGAGATGAGCTGTGGGTGGTGATGGAGTATTTGGCCGGTGGCTCGTTGACAGATGTAGTGACTGAGACCTGCATGGACGAGGGCCAGATTGCTGCAGTCTGCAGAGAG tGTCTTCAAGCCCTGGATTTCCTACATTCTAACCAGGTGATCCATAGAGACATAAAAAGTGACAACATCCTCTTGGGTATGGACGGATCTGTCAAGCTCA CCGACTTTGGCTTCTGTGCCCAGATCACTCCAGAGCAGAACAAGCGCAGCACGATGGTGGGAACGCCCTACTGGATGGCACCAGAGGTGGTGACTCGAAAGGCTTACGGCCCCAAAGTGGATATCTGGTCTCTGGGGATCATGGCGATAGAGATGGTGGAGGGAGAGCCACCCTACCTGAATGAGAATCCACTCAGG GCGCTGTACCTGATAGCTACCAATGGGACACCAGAGCTGCAGAACCCAGAGAGACTGTCGTCTGTGTTCAGAGACTTCCTCAACCGCTGTCTGGAGATGGATGTGGACCGCAGAGGCTCTGCCAAGGAGCTGCTCCAG CATTCCTTCCTCAAGCTGGCGAAGCCTCTATCCAGCCTGACGCCTCTGATTGTAGCTGCGAAGGAAGCCATAAAGAACAGCAGTCGCTAG